TACACCTGGATTTTCTTCATACATGCCACCAACTACTGGCACACCAAGTTTTTCAAATACTGCTTGAGCAACAGCCCCACAAGCTACACCATAACGACCTGCATTAAAAGCAGGGCCGCAGATAACCATATCAGGCTGATGTTTTTCAATCAACTCAATTACTTCTTGGGAGCTTTTTTCGATATCTGCATTAAAATAGGTATCTCCACAAATCACTGTGGCTACAATCTCACCTACGTCCTGCAGCTGGCCAGATAAAGCCATGCCTGGCCCTACAACTCCTTCTTTATCTATAGGTGCCACATCGGCTTTTTCTTCACCACCGATTTGTCCGAAAAACTGGTTAAGGTAGTGAACTATCCTTATTTTAGCCATGGACTCCCCTCCTTTTTTAAGTTTTCTTCTTTAAAGAGAGTAATTATTTAGAGCCTTGCTCTCTATAAGTTTTTACTTCATTTGCTATTTCGTCAACTTCTAACACCATTTCCATCATACTTACTTGCTCATCATAAACGCCCTCATCAGCCAATGACTTAATGTCATCTTCAAAAATATGATATACTTTGAGTCCTAACTGGACTCCTGCCAATGGACCTGCAAAGGTAGGATCTCCTACAGTAACGGTTTCAGCTGCTAAGCCAGAAGCTTCTGCTTCCGCTCCACCTAGGATAACAACTAGGTTTTCAGCACCATGTTTTTCCGCTAGCTCTTTAATTCTACCTTGATTCTCTAGGTCCATTGCTCCAGCGGCGGTTCACACAAAACACTCTGTAGTTGTAAATACAACTTCACCGCCGAAAGACTTGATGCACTCTTCGATCGCTGGACCAGGAATGCCATCTCTGTCGCCTAAAATTACAAACTTTTTGTCTTTCATTTAGACTACCTCCTTATTTGATAGTTGTTTGTTTTTTATAATCCTTTTGCAGAAAGCTTGTTAAAGCCTAACTCATTAGTAGCACCTGTAATAGCTTGAATTTCAACGGTTATTGACCCATCTTTATTTAAACTACCATCAAATCCTCCAGCTATAACGTCTGCTACTTCTTGATAACCAATAATTTTATCCATAGGTGGCAGTGTAATTACTTCATTAGCATTACCACCGGTCACCACTGCATCAGCAAGTTTATCAGCATCGGCTAAAGATTGACTAGCGCCATCTCTACCGGCATACTCATCGGTAACTAAAACTGTTTTTACACCTTTTTTCTCTATTTTTGTACAGTTCATAATAAGGTCTGTATCTGGATTTCCAAATCCTTCTTCGGATATTACTGCACCGTCAAGTTTAAGCATTTCTACTAGCTTAGCGGTGTAATTTGAAGAACGTACTTTATCTAAAAGTGTAACGTTTTCATTTGTAACTATGACACCTACAAAATTAATATCTTTTCCATGCCTTTTGTACAAGTCATGAATTACAGGACTATTTAAGTGATGATAAGTTGTATTTTTGTCGCAAGCTGATACACAGTTACCGCTTATAATAGCTCCGTCCATTACTTCTGTAGGTTTGATAATAGTTGGTAGTATTTTCTTTACATCCACACCGTATAGATATGTGTCATGAAGCAGGCCTTGACTTTGTAGCATATAAACATAAGCCACTCTAGGTAGATCCTTATATTTTTCATAATTAGAAATGAAGTCTAATGCTTCATACTCAGTGTACTCAGATATTTTCTCATTTTCAGCTAAGGACCCTAAGTATTCTCCAGCTTTTAAGCCAACAAATCTTATTGCTTCTTCATGCTCATGCTGTTTGATATCTTCTCTAGGGGTACAATCTATAACCACGTTAATATTTTTAGAAAACGGAGTATATTCTGCACCTGGACCAGTCATATCAACAATACCTTCTTGGAATCCTACAATCTTACCTGTGGTTACTGCAGCAACACCTTTTAACACATGTGTTGTTCCTTCACCAACAGTTTCAGCTTTTCCAAGCACTCCTGGAAAAACATTAGCGTCAGAACCCACCTTTACTCTAGGTTCTACTACATCTTTAACCGGGACTATACGCACAGAGTCACCAGGTTTCACTATTTGAATATCCATAGACTCTAGGCGGTGATCCCCACCGATATAGTCTAATAGTTCCTCTTTGTTTATAACAAGGGTACCTTCTTTGATTTCTGATTTTTCCCCAAAAATCACGTCGGTAATTTGGATATTTCCAACTTTTAAAGTCATGGACTCACCTCCCTATAGGGTTTCTTTAATCTTACCTTCTAAGTCTTCGATGGTAAAGTCTTTGGACAATTCCCAAACTTT
This genomic interval from Proteinivorax tanatarense contains the following:
- the grdA gene encoding glycine/sarcosine/betaine reductase complex selenoprotein A, translated to MKDKKFVILGDRDGIPGPAIEECIKSFGGEVVFTTTECFVUTAAGAMDLENQGRIKELAEKHGAENLVVILGGAEAEASGLAAETVTVGDPTFAGPLAGVQLGLKVYHIFEDDIKSLADEGVYDEQVSMMEMVLEVDEIANEVKTYREQGSK
- a CDS encoding glycine/sarcosine/betaine reductase component B subunit, translated to MTLKVGNIQITDVIFGEKSEIKEGTLVINKEELLDYIGGDHRLESMDIQIVKPGDSVRIVPVKDVVEPRVKVGSDANVFPGVLGKAETVGEGTTHVLKGVAAVTTGKIVGFQEGIVDMTGPGAEYTPFSKNINVVIDCTPREDIKQHEHEEAIRFVGLKAGEYLGSLAENEKISEYTEYEALDFISNYEKYKDLPRVAYVYMLQSQGLLHDTYLYGVDVKKILPTIIKPTEVMDGAIISGNCVSACDKNTTYHHLNSPVIHDLYKRHGKDINFVGVIVTNENVTLLDKVRSSNYTAKLVEMLKLDGAVISEEGFGNPDTDLIMNCTKIEKKGVKTVLVTDEYAGRDGASQSLADADKLADAVVTGGNANEVITLPPMDKIIGYQEVADVIAGGFDGSLNKDGSITVEIQAITGATNELGFNKLSAKGL